CCACCGGCTTGCTCTCCACCGCTTTGCTCACGGGCTTCTCCTTAATATATAGGTTAGTTTGCCGGCAAAGAGTATTCCGCCGGTGCAGCGGGCGCGTCAGGCTGCTACGGGCAGGTCGCCAGGCTTGCCGGGCGCGGGAGTAACGAATACTTTCCCCTTGCGCGGGCGGCGCTTGTGCTTTTTGGGTCTGCGTCTTCCCATGCCCCAATCCTAGCGGGAGGGGCAGTGGCAAGAATGAGCGGAATTGCTCACTTTTTGCGCGGAAACAGAAACTATCGCTATCCGGCCAGGGCTTCGATGGCGTTGACGGCCTGGGGCGGGAGCGTGAGCTCGCGGCTGGCGAGATCCTCGCGCATGTGGAGGTCGTTGGTGGTGCCGGTCAAGGGCAGGATGCCGATGGCGTGCGCAAACGCAAAGACGATCTGCGCGGGCGTGGCGCCGGCGCGGGTGGCGAGGCCGGTGACGAGCGGATGCCCAAGCACCTCGGGATTCGCGGTGAGCAACGAGAAGCCCTGGTACACGATGCCTTTATTCTCACAAAGGTGGCGCACCTCACGGTCCCATCCCAGTCGCGCGAAGCATCGGTTCTGCACGAACGCGGGAGCTTCGGGGTGGCGCGCGATCAGCTGTTCGAGTTGGCGCAGCGAGATGTTGCTCACGCCGAGGCGGCGCGTGTGGCCGGCTGCGCGCTGCTGCACCATCGCCTCCCACACCGCGGCGTCGGCGGGGGACCAGTCGGGCCACGACGAAGGACCGTGCAAAACATAGCTGTCCACGTAGTCAGTCCCAAGATGCGCGAGCGAACTTGCCATCGACTGTGCGACCTGGAGCGGGAGCGGCGCAGCGGAGTCGTAGGGAAGGCGATGGTCCTGCCCGGCCTGGCAGGTGAACTTGGTCTGCAGAAAAAGTTCGGAGCGGGTCACCACGCCCTCGCGATAAGCCTTCGCCAACGCCTCACCGACGCCGGCTTCCACGTAATGGCGCCGCTGATTGGCAGTGTCGATGCCGCGAAATCCGGTTCGAAGCGCCAGTCCGGTGAGTGCCGCGGTGCGCTCTTCTTTCCATGCCGTGCCATAAAGGAAGTCCGGCAGGCGAAAAGACTTGAGCGGTGGCACGCCAGCACTCACCGCGAAACGCTCGCCGGGGCGCCTTTTTCCTGCGCCGTGACCCATTCCAGCAGCACGCCGCGATTCTTGTCACGGGGATCGAAGAGGATGCCGATGCTCTCCGGTTTTTTCCAGCGGACGACGCCATAGACAAGCATGG
This DNA window, taken from Acidobacteriota bacterium, encodes the following:
- a CDS encoding aldo/keto reductase; the protein is MSAGVPPLKSFRLPDFLYGTAWKEERTAALTGLALRTGFRGIDTANQRRHYVEAGVGEALAKAYREGVVTRSELFLQTKFTCQAGQDHRLPYDSAAPLPLQVAQSMASSLAHLGTDYVDSYVLHGPSSWPDWSPADAAVWEAMVQQRAAGHTRRLGVSNISLRQLEQLIARHPEAPAFVQNRCFARLGWDREVRHLCENKGIVYQGFSLLTANPEVLGHPLVTGLATRAGATPAQIVFAFAHAIGILPLTGTTNDLHMREDLASRELTLPPQAVNAIEALAG